One Fusarium musae strain F31 chromosome 6, whole genome shotgun sequence DNA segment encodes these proteins:
- a CDS encoding hypothetical protein (BUSCO:EOG092646CB), with translation MKIRTTHSPLVLLLLPAVANALASNDIADLPAPGAAITEQTDGLPQAGVKRHDVPTKYAPVDGRDGKPHHGPFIEIDDHKKTPEVALEAGSDTAAGSGLGAGAGAAAGAGTGASAGAGAGTEPKTGTEAAPKIDSNPDSLPGLKGRPEDPTVVDGEKIPETNDGVMFDTNRVHAQEGTTGTEGGVTERSRARKLEEENAGEETFRKPSSPKEAPPLPHSEEEKIRASGGDKAKELSDDTGSAKVEDVVPKAAKPVISNDDRHDYTAGLEKPADLPDRPVGQNKPVSEATKTEPIDLSRGKTHDGRHDDESIIQPFHSFVLSFTMILVSEVGDKTFLVAALMAMKHDRMVVFTAAFGALLVMTVLSAVLGHAVPTLIPKRVTSFLAAGLFFVFGAKLLREGMQMDPNEGVSAEMHEVEQELAEKEKEMGRKRGDSVSAYTLEMGMNGNGRRSRPSNRLMSPPRSPSQSPVRDARSGSGAVASIVQGATNLCSLLLSPAWVQTFIMTFLGEWGDRSQIATIAMAAGQDYWWVTLGATCGHAICTGVAVIGGRAIAGRVSLKVVTVGGATAFLIFGVIYLLESLYS, from the exons ATGAAGATCCGAACCACACACTCGCCTTTggtccttctccttctccctgCTGTAGCAAATGCGCTCGCTTCTAATGATATCGCCGACCTACCTGCCCCAGGAGCCGCGATTACAGAACAGACCGATGGCCTGCCCCAGGCTGGCGTTAAGCGTCATGATGTTCCAACGAAATATGCCCCTGTAGATGGCAGAGACGGAAAGCCTCACCACGGACCCTTTATCGAGATAGATGATCACAAGAAGACCCCTGAAGTGGCCCTTGAAGCTGGTTCCGACACTGCAGCAGGATCTGGCTTGGgggccggagccggagccgcagctggagctggaacGGGTGCATCAGCAGGTGCTGGAGCTGGCACAGAACCCAAAACTGGAACCGAAGCTGCTCCCAAAATCGACAGCAACCCGGATTCCCTTCCTGGACTCAAAGGCCGACCCGAGGACCCGACTGTCGTAGATGGCGAAAAGATCCCCGAAACCAATGATGGTGTCATGTTCGACACTAACCGAGTCCACGCCCAAGAAGGCACCACTGGAACTGAAGGCGGTGTGACTGAGAGGTCCCGAGCCCGAAAACTTGAAGAGGAAAACGCTGGCGAGGAGACCTTCAGAAAACCCTCATCACCTAAGGAGGCGCCTCCTCTGCCACACagtgaagaggaaaagattCGTGCTTCTGGTGgggacaaggccaaggagcttAGCGATGACACTGGCAGTGCAAAGGTAGAAGACGTTGTGCCCAAAGCTGCGAAGCCCGTTATCAGCAATGACGATAGGCATGATTACACTGCGGGACTGGAG AAACCTGCCGATCTTCCCGACCGACCCGTTGGACAGAATAAACCCGTTTCAGAAGCAACAAAGACTGAGCCCATCGATTTGAGCCGAGGGAAGACACACGATGGACGCCATGACGACGAGAGTATTATCCAGCCATTCCACTCCTTTGTGCTATCCTTCACCATGATTTTGGTCTCTGAAGTTGGCGACAAGACGTTCTTGGTTGCAGCTCTCATGGCTATGAAGCACGACCGTATGGTTGTGTTCACTGCTGCTTTTGGTGCTCTTCTTGTCATGACTGTACTTTCGGCTGTTCTGGGCCATGCTGTTCCTACTCTCATCCCTAAGCGTGTCACTAGTTTCCTCGCTGCTGGCCTCTTCTTCGTTTTCGGTGCGAAGCTCCTGCGAGAGGGTATGCAGATGGATCCTAACGAGGGCGTCTCTGCAGAGATGCACGAGGTTGAACAAGAGCTTgccgaaaaggaaaaggagatgGGCCGAAAGCGAGGCGACTCTGTGTCTGCTTACACTCTTGAGATGGGTATGAATGGCAACGGCCGCAGGTCTCGACCCAGCAACCGTCTGAtgtctcctcctcgatcgCCTTCTCAGTCGCCTGTGCGAGATGCTCGCTCGGGCTCAGGCGCTGTTGCCAGCATTGTTCAGGGCGCTACCAACCTATGCTCTCTGCTGCTTAGCCCTGCCTGGGTTCAGACCTTCATCATGACCTTCCTCGGCGAGTGGGGTGATCGAAGTCAAATCGCTACTATTGCTATGGCAGCCGGTCAGGATTACTGGTGGGTGACCTTGGGTGCTACGTGCGGCCATGCCATCTGCACTGGTGTTGCTGTTATTGGTGGTCGAGCTATTGCCGGTCGAGTCAGCCTGAAAGTTG TCACTGTGGGTGGTGCCACTGCTTTCCTCATCTTTGGCGTCATTTACCTCCTGGAGTCTCTCTACAGCTAG
- a CDS encoding hypothetical protein (EggNog:ENOG41), translating into MDRRSFRDSTAEEAIRLEDGEAHPLRANDLHSRRYFELLTIRRRLPASQKRQEFLDLYHRHQVIIVSGETGSGKTTQIPQFILFDELGSSKPIACTQPHRPSAISAAEKVASELDVRVGEEVGYQVRFDKRISRVKTRLSYMTDGMLVQLVQGNSSFGKYSCVIVDEAHERTIPTDLLLALLKRALPLFPDLKIVVMSATPNVDIFLDYFDQSSHLPLSGREHPVEIRYLQEPASDYVNLALHTAQHIHQTTVDGDILVFMPSTAEIEDACGQLRSATWGLEVLPLYSQLPKAEQERVLVRSSRRRCIISTNIAEANLTVDGVVYIVDTGLCIESRFNPRIGLKTIFTGPISKAAAEQRASRAGRNQPGVCYRIYTKEYHDGDLLPTTPASLHTSDLSRLVLQIKAMGFDDVANFGFIDKPDPEVFFRALEDLLAMGYLDDTGTITPKGQMASKLPVHPVWFNALEKAHELGCSSDMITIAAIRSTRHPIFVRGQGPYSTAGQAHRFACFTSDHITQLNAVDAFMKKEDEAEDLRHEGVYIDMSGWCSDNSLSIRALEEFKRIRMKLRKSFADLFKDKPKRFTLEISECDDNLRQALAWAFSHRVAFSDVGSGNDRYRVLHHSWHAGLSPESNLVGLNHRWVIFDSFVMTNCQFLETVTAIEPEWLRGCENFREESWALKRAGKTGPYKMPLAKASFEEACGLGTNRQTDWW; encoded by the exons ATGGATCGCAGGTCGTTTCGTGATTCAACTGCAGAGGAAGCAATCCGGCTTGAGGATGGCGAAGCTCATCCGCTGCGCGCAAATGATCTTCATAGCAGAAGATACTTTGAGCTACTCACTATTCGCCGGAGGCTTCCAGCCTCACAAAAGCGGCAGGAATTCCTTGATCTGTATCATCGACACCAG GTGATTATCGTGTCTGGCGAGACGGGCTCAGGCAAAACTACTCAAATTCCCCAATTCATTCTTTTCGACGAACTTGGTTCTTCAAAACCTATCGCTTGTACACAGCCCCATCGACCATCTGCTATTTCAGCGGCAGAGAAGGTCGCCTCTGAGCTAGATGTCAGAGTGGGTGAAGAAGTGGGCTATCAGGTTCGCTTCGATAAGCGTATTTCCCGAGTCAAAACACGCCTAAGCTACATGACCGACGGAATGCTTGTGCAGTTGGTTCAAGGCAATAGTTCTTTCGGCAAATAC AGTTGTGTCATCGTTGATGAGGCCCACGAACGCACCATCCCTACTGATCTCCTCCTAGCACTATTGAAGCGTGCCCTGCCACTCTTCCCTGATCTTAAGATAGTCGTCATGTCCGCTACTCCGAATGTGGATATCTTCCTGGACTACTTCGATCAAAGCAGCCATCTCCCTCTATCCGGCCGCGAACATCCTGTCGAGATCCGTTATCTCCAGGAGCCAGCCTCTGATTACGTTAATTTAGCTCTTCATACTGCTCAACACATCCATCAGACTACTGTTGATGGTGACATTCTTGTCTTTATGCCGTCTACTGCCGAGATCGAAGATGCTTGTGGACAGTTGCGATCGGCAACCTGGGGTCTTGAAGTGTTACCCCTTTATTCTCAGTTGCCCAAAGCAGAGCAGGAAAGAGTCCTTGTACGATCGTCCCGTCGTCGGTGCATCATCTCTACCAATATTGCGGAGGCCAATTTGacggttgatggtgttgtctACATCGTTG ACACTGGACTTTGTATTGAGTCGCGTTTTAATCCCCGCATTGGCCTCAAGACAATTTTTACCGGTCCTATCTCCaaggcagcagcagagcaGCGGGCCAGTCGCGCAGGTCGAAATCAGCCAGGTGTATGCTATCGCATTTACACGAAGGAGTACCACGATGGGGATCTTCTTCCGACAACGCCCGCTTCCCTTCACACAAGCGACCTTTCTCGCTTGGTTCTACAAATCAAGGCTATGGGATTCGACGATGTGGCCAATTTTGGTTTTATCGACAAGCCTGATCCCGAAGTTTTCTTTCGCGCTCTCGAAGATCTTCTTGCCAT GGGATATCTTGACGATACTGGGACTATCACTCCAAAGGGCCAGATGGCTTCAAAACTTCCAGTCCACCCGGTATGGTTCAACGCTCTTGAAAAGGCTCATGAACTCGGCTGCAGTAGTGACATGATAACTATCGCCGCCATTCGAAGCACACGGCATCCGATCTTTGTCCGTGGTCAAGGCCCCTATTCCACTGCAGGTCAGGCACATCGATTTGCCTGTTTCACTTCTGATCACATCACGCAGCTCAACGCAGTGGACGCATTtatgaagaaggaagatgaggcCGAGGATCTTAGACATGAGGGGGTTTACATCGACATGTCGGGGTGGTGCTCGGACAATTCTCTCAGTATACGTGCTCTCGAAGAGTTCAAGCGCATTCGCATGAAGCTGAGGAAGTCATTTGCCGATTTATTCAAGGATAAGCCCAAGCGATTCACGCTCGAGATCTCTGAATGTGATGACAATCTCCGTCAAGCGCTTGCTTGGGCCTTCAGTCATCGTGTGGCATTCAGCGACGTCGGCAGTGGGAACGACCGCTACAGAGTTCTTCATCACAGCTGGCACGCTGGTTTATCTCCTGAAAGCAACCTTGTGGGACTCAACCACAGATGGGTCATTTTTGACTCCTTCGTCATGACCAACTGCCAGTTTCTGGAGACAGTCACGGCCATTGAACCCGAGTGGCTCCGGGGATGCGAGAACTTTCGAGAGGAGAGCTGGGCGTTGAAACGTGCGGGCAAGACTGGCCCGTACAAAATGCCGCTTGCGAAGGCATCGTTTGAAGAGGCTTGTGGGCTAGGTACTAATAGGCAGACGGATTGGTGGTAA
- a CDS encoding hypothetical protein (EggNog:ENOG41~BUSCO:EOG09265PUI), translating to MSDQVQEILEVPSEFVKDGVQFVRRCTKPDQKEFLRLCQAVGVGFLIMGAVGYVVKLVHIPLNHALVGSA from the exons ATGTCCGACCAGGTTCAAGAGATCCTCGAGGTTCCCTCCGAGTTCGTCAAGGACGGAGTTCAATTCGTGCGACGATGCACCAAGC CTGACCAGAAGGAGTTCCTACGCCTCTGCCAGGCTGTTGGCGTTGGTTTCCTCATCATGGGCGCTGTTGGCTACGTTGTCAAGCTGG TGCACATTCCCCTCAACCACGCTCTCGTCGGTAGCGCATAA
- a CDS encoding hypothetical protein (EggNog:ENOG41): MAEEDFEIDIYGDESNDHQQDDHRGDDNNQDHHQGDDRRDSHGDQNMEEYHADNHHHAGGSHSSSHHQAHGSQQGTKRKQEDDGRPVDQSATTSLMISELNWWNTDDDIRGWAREADCEDEIKDITFSEHKVNGKSKGQAYIEFYSPQASTAIKRRIEQIVAESQGAQKKLTLTYWASTNNPFKTLPKDAPARGKDQNRAPSGTYNNDRGGGHMGGNFGGGFRGRGGGYNRGGMSQGGYNRNFNNNNMGGYNNMGGGYNGPMGGGGGGNFGFNNRGGMMGGGMRGGPGGMRGGRGGMMGMNPMGGNMGGMPMGMPGNMGMGMMGPNGMPGFQGMPPNFNPGFGFNQNQGGGDWGNPHGAKRPRPE; encoded by the exons ATGGCTGAAGAAGACTTCGAAATCGATATCTACGGCGATGAGAGCAACGACCATCAGCAAGATGACCACCGAGGCGATGACAATAACCAGGACCATCACCAAGGCGATGATCGAAGGGATAGCCACGGTGACCAGAACATGGAAGAGTACCACGCCgacaaccaccaccatgCTGGAGGCAGCCACAGTTCaagtcatcatcaagcaCATGGCTCTCAACAGGGGACGAAGAGGAAACAGGAGGATGATGGTCGACCAGTTGACCAATCTGCGACAACTTCGCTCATGATCTCGGAACTTAACTGGTGGAACACAGATGATGATATACGAGGTTGGGCGCGAGAAGCCGACTGCGAAGATGAGATTAAGGATATCACCTTCAGCGAACACAAGGTCAATGGCAAAAGCAAGGG CCAAGCTTACATCGAGTTCTACTCGCCCCAAGCATCTACAGCCATTAAGCGGCGTATTGAACAGATCGTAGCCGAAAGCCAAGGggcccagaagaagctcaccttGACCTACTGGGCCAGCACCAACAATCCTTTCAAGACCCTACCCAAAGATGCCCCTGCCAGAGGCAAGGATCAAAATCGTGCACCATCCGGTACATACAACAATGACCGAGGCGGCGGCCATATGGGTGGTAACTTTGGTGGTGGTTTCCGAGGAAGGGGTGGAGGCTACAACCGTGGTGGTATGAGCCAAGGTGGTTACAACCGAaacttcaacaacaataaTATGGGCGGCTACAATAACATGGGAGGTGGTTACAATGGACCTATGGGTGGCGGCGGTGGCGGTAACTTTGGCTTCAACAACCGCGGAGGTATGATGGGAGGGGGCATGCGTGGTGGCCCTGGTGGTATGCGAGGTGGTCGAGGAGGCATGATGGGTATGAACCCTATGGGTGGGAACATGGGCGGGATGCCTATGGGGATGCCTGGAAAtatgggcatgggcatgATGGGACCTAACGGTATGCCTG GCTTCCAAGGAATGCCTCCCAACTTCAACCCTGGCTTCGGCTTCAACCAGAACCAGGGCGGCGGCGATTGGGGCAACCCGCATGGAGCAAAGAGACCACGACCAGAGTAG